In Pieris napi chromosome 8, ilPieNapi1.2, whole genome shotgun sequence, the genomic stretch CgctaaaaatagatttatccACTTGTTCATAACAATTTAATCagtaaatattatcaattgtatatctcttttcatcctacaaatatttaatttgacggAAAGAGACAAAGGTAAATTTGTTGTATCAGGGCTCTACCTCAAAAcagctcaatttttttttccataaatattttcaacaatGGCGTACCATGCAATAATATGGTGGCGCATGCTctttagaaattaattaaaacatcgtAATTTGTGAAATGAATGAAAGAAGATCCAAATTTTTGgcactaacctaaccttttttttttttttttttttattgttgggAAATCAATTTACTGACCCCCGCGCCGGGGCAACGATTTAAAAGTGGCGCAGGGAGTGTGGGAGTCAGTCCGTATGGTGCAATGGAcactacccactaaaacccaaCAGCCCCATCTGGTTACTATGGACGGTAGGCACGGTAACAGTTTCCCTTAATCCGTGCCTCCGTCATAAGTCTGCTGGTGAGCACAACTTCTGCGTTGCCCAAATACTGTCCTAAGGTCCCAGTGGAGTACGTGCGTAATCGCGACGTCTCCTTCCAGGCCTTTTTTTGCGTTGAGGGTCGGCGTCTGGGTTACACTCCCGAACCCTCTCCGCATTCTCTTTAAGTGTAATGACGGCCTCACAGAACGCTTTGAAAGTGTTCCACGGACCGTCACTGTCAGCCTCCATCATAGCTTTCACTATAACTGGAAGCGACAGGTCCAAACCGAAGGTGGCGGTTAATAGGCTACGTTGAGAGCTCCACGCCGGACAAACCTCTAAAGTGTGTTGCGCTGTGTCGTCTGCGAAACCACACTCGTGACAAATGGGGGATGCCTCCCTCCTGGCAACCCTGTGAAGGTATCCACCGAAACATCCATGGCCTGTGAGGACCTGAACGAGTCGGTACGAGAGTGCCCCCCATCTTCTATTTACCCACAAGTTGAGCACTGGACGTATAGATGTAATTGTCCAGACTCCTGCCCTGTGATCTTGTAACTCATCCATCCATTTCTGAAGGACGGTCACTTGGGCTTCCCGTCTCCAGCTGTTTATGTGCTCAGGAAGGGGGTCGAAACCCCTACTTCTACTATCTGCCCTATGCCAATAGATCTTGGCCAGGGCAGCCGCTTCGAGGTGCCAGGGGGCAGTTCCTGCAATAACACACGCTGCCTCGCAAGAGACGGTGCGGTACGCCCTTGCCACCCTTATGGCCATCGCCCGTTGCGACTGTCTTAGAATCGCCCTGTTTTGAGCGAATAGACAATCGGCCCAAATGGGGCATCCGTAGAGGACCTTCGCCCGGACCACACCTGCAAATAACCGGCGACACCCCGCACTCGGCCCACCAAGATTTGGCATTAACCGGCAGAGTGCCATAGCCGTGGTAGCGAGCTTCGGGGCAAGTGCCGAGAAGTGATCCTTAAAAGTCCATCGAGAATCGAGGACTAGCCCGAGATACTTTAAAGTGGGGCTTACTCTTATGGGCACACCACATACGACCAATTGTGTACCGTCAGGAGGAGCTCGTCTTGGACCGTGGAAACAGACCGCCCCAGATTTCTCGAGGGCGACTTGGAGGCCAATGCGCCTTATTTGCGCCACAACCTGTGCCACCCCCGCCGTTGCGAGGATGCAAGCTTCTCTGTATGTACGACCTTTTGCAGTGATAAGTGTGTCGTCGGCATAACATATTAGGCTGACGCCTTGCAGATGTGAGCCACGAAGGACGCAGTTATATCCGATATTCCATAGGAGTGGGCCTAGAACAGACCCTTGTGGAACACCACACTCAACCCTGTGTTCCTTCCAACCTCCCCGACCCGGGTAGATCACGGTACGGGCCGAAAGGTATGATCTTATCATGCGCCGGAGGTATACTGGCACGTCATGGAAGATTAAGCCGTCTATAATGGTATTCCAGGGAATGGTGTTAAAAGCGTTTGCTATGTCTAGTGACACCGCCAGCACCACCCCTCCTTGCGCGAGTGTCTCCTCGCAAACGTCTCTTAGCCTTGCAACGGCGTCGATGGTAGACCGGGCGCGCCGGAAACCGAATTGGGTATCGGCCAAATCCGGCCCGTCCGTTGCAAGGTGTTTTACTATGCGGGATGCTAGCACTCGCTCGAATAGCTTGCCTgcttcatttaataaaacaattggcCTATAGGCCGATGGGGACTCAGGTGATTTACCctctttctttaataatacaagTTTTCCCGTCTTCCAGCTACTCGGAAAGTGGCCGTTCTTTAAAATATGGGTTAGCAACTCCCGAAACCTCTCTTCCAGCCCGTTATTGAGGACATGGACCCAGACCTTCCCGTGAACACCATCTGGTCCGGGGGCTGTCTTTTTGCTCTGAAGCTTAAGTACTGCAACAGAGAGTTCCTCAGGCGTCACTTCTGGGACTTCCTCATCATAGTGGAGGTCGTCGCGAGATGTTGGATGCGAACTGTTAGCCGGGAATAGTGCGGAGACTACCGTATCCAGGAACACCGGTTCTAGAGTGGTAGTGAGTGGCGGAAGCCAGGGGCGCAGCTTGGTCATCACTAGCCTATATGGCCGCCCCCATGGGTCTAGCTCTAAAGTTTGTAAAAGATCTTCCCAAGCTTTCTCTTTGGCCTCTCCAATTGCAATGCGCAAAGTTAATTTTGCTGCTTGGTATTCGCCGTAGCACCTTCTTTCTTCTTCCGGATCGTGTGGAGCAAGGCGTCTTCGACGTAATCGGGTGTAGCGACGTCGGGCAACTACACAAGCCGTCCGTAGCTGGGTGAGTTCAGGCGACCACCAGTACACTTGTCGGCGGGGCGGAATAGGGCGGATCCTTGGCATTGCAGTGTCGCTAATACGTCGCAAAGCCTCTCCGAACCATTGCACCTCTCTATCTGCTAAGATAGTATTTGGCTTAGGGCACCACGCCTCTGTCAAAGATGCCAAAGACAGGGAGTCAAAGTCCAGTTTTTTACGGGACCATTTTGGCCCTATTTCCGGTGGAGGCTGATTTGATCTACCAGTTGCTGGTGATAGCTGTTGATGGGGACTCACCAGGCACCGAATGTACCTATGGTCCGAAAGCGTTTCAACCTCTGTAAGTACACGCCAGTTGGAGACGCGATTTGCTAGTTCCGGGGATGCAAAAGTTACATCAACGATAGAACTGCCCTGCATTCGCACGCATGTGCGTTCCGATCCTCGATTCAATATCACCAAGTTGTGAGTGGCGATCCAATCAACCACCGCATCGCCACGGGCTTCGGTTACCGGAGAGTTCCACATAGACGACTTCGCGTTGAGATCCCCTGcaacaataacatttaatgGTCGAGCCCATTCCACCAGGGAGCCCATTTCTGCCAGAAAGGCCTCGAACTCTGTAATACTCCGGTTCGGCGAAAAATAAGCTCCAATTACAACGACTTTTTCTAGTTTAACAGCGACGCAGCCATTTCCTTTTAGCGAGGCTTGAGGCAAGCCTTCAGGCAACGAAACGGCAATCGCAACTAAACCGTTGCGGTCGCCAAACCAGTTTTCCCTCTGGGGGATCATATACGGCTCCGATACTATTGTGATATTGATTAACCACTGCGCCATGCTCTGGAGTAAAAGATCCTGAGCTTTGGCGCAGTGGTTGATGTTCGCCTGTAGGATTTGGAGGGCCATCTATGAACCAGGTGTTATCTCCATTTGCTCTGTGTCCCTGATCGGTGGGGCACCAGTGGCCGTTTTGTTCGCGGTCCACGTCCTTCTGGGCATCTTTTTGCTGGGGGCCGAACACGCGTTACCCCCCAGTAGATGGTTTGCTCTTTGGCCAGCCGCAGCACACAGAACGCATTGCGGATTTGCAGAGCAACTCCCTGCTCGGTGGTCAGATTGACCACACCGAAAACAAAGGTGACTGCGGTCCATATCCGCAGTACACCGTGCTGCTACATGACCGCCCTGAAAGCAGCGGAAACATCTCAGTTCTCGGGCCCTCAAGAGAACAACTCGGGCAGAAGCCCACCCCACTAATAACCTTCCTTCGGTCAGCTTTCTGGCCGCCGTCACTGGGCACCTGACCCATGCCGCAAAAAGGCCAGTCCTGTTCTGACGGACGCTACCGACCTTCACATTGTCCGGCGAGCAGCTGACCTTAGAGCAAATGGCTTGTTTGACCTCTTCTGGGGTGACTGTTTCATCCAGCCCCGAGATCATCAACTCAGTTGATTTAACAGGTCTGGAAACCCGGACTCTTCCGTCACCATAGACCTCCTTTAATCTAGACGCCAGAATATCCGCCTTCTCCTCACCACCTGTCCCGGGGACCTGAATGATGGTGGCCCCCGTGACAGCTCGTCTGAACCGGACCGCTTCTATACCAAGCTCAGCCAGATTTAGTTTTGTCTTCGCCTCTTTTAGGACTGCTACGTATGTAAGGCCTTTCTCTTCGGCATCCGGCGGAAGCGTTAAAACAACTGCTGCGGAACTGGGCGTACGGAGCTTCAGTTGTGCAGCTGTTGCCATTGCCTGTCTCTTAGGTTGTGCTGGAAGTTGTTGAGCACCTTCATTCTTCTTCCGGCGCAATCCTTTCTTTACCACCTTATTCCACGTTTCATTAGTAGAGGGGAGCTCTGGCAGTGGGCACGGTGGTGACAGAGGGGCAGCATTAGGGACAGTTGTCCCTGTAGGCACATTCTCTTGCCTTCTCTTAggtttcttcttctttttcttctttttcacGCCGTCCTCCGGTTGAGTTGCCGCTGTATTCGAAGTGGGCGCTGCTGTCGTCTTTCTAACCTTGGAGGACCCCGACGTTGTTGCCACAGCCTCCGGCTTATACTTGTCAGCGGAGAGAGGTGGTCGTATGCGAGGCTCCGGGTTGAGTCTTGGTTCTATGCTTTCTATTCTAGCATTGATCCTATCTACAAGGCGGCTCATGAGCCTTGCCTCAAGGTCCTCTAAGTCCGGTGTTGGTACCGGTTCTGTAGGGCGTTGCTTTATTAGCTCTCGCAACTCTCCCATCTCTTTTTGGAGCGCCTCCAGAAAGTTTCGGAGCCGCTCGTTTTCACTTCGAAGAGCTCGCGTCTCATCCGAAACAGACATCTGAGCGAGTACCTCTGTGTCCTCTTTAATCGACTTAGCGACGGATTTGAGGGCGTGGACAAATGTACCCTTAAGATTTTTTGACTTAGTCGCGACTTTCTCTACCATTTGCAGATTAGCTTCGATGCGCCTCTGCGCTAGATCTGCCGTCAAAATTTCCCCTTCTGCATTCATTGCCGCTGGTGTTGGTGCGGGTTTACTCGGCTCAGTCAATGAAGCGAGGATCTCCTCCTCGGCCTGGGCTTCCTTTTCCGTTTTCTTGGCCTTTAAATAAGCAGACCTAGCAGGCGCCAAGCCCATGTACCCTCTGGTTTTTGGTGGGCGGCCTCTTCCTCTTCTTGTTGTAGCAACTTTTAGTGGGGTCCGAACAGACGACTCGCTGATTGTACTGTCGCCATCGTCTTCGCCACTCCTGGTTCGTTTGCGAGAACTCCAGAATCTAGGATATGTAGGGTCTGTACAATCCAGTGATCTGGCGCTGACCATAGATGTCGCGGAGGAATCCGATAACCTTCCAGCATCAGACGTAGGCGCGTCAACTGGATGGTCGCCAAAAATGTCCCTGGAAACGCTCGGCACCGGCGTAATACATAGAGTGCTCTCAGGCACCACAGTCACTTCTTGTAATTCTCTCAGATCCGGGTTTATTGGTTGGTCCGTGGATATCATTCTACTATCGCATGTATTATTTCTAATGATTTTCTCCTCGCTCGCCTCGGCAAAAGCGCCGGAATCATGAAGATTGTCCCCCCCCAGAGTACGGTGGGACTTTTGCACCGGCTCTTGCGAGCAGGTGGCGGGATTTGACCCGCCTGGGGTAGTTTTACAAGTATTTGTCTTCATTTTcgctttaatttttatccagGTAAGACAGCTCACCCTGGGACGCCCTCGGGACCGAACTCCCCCCGGCCACTCACCCCATCGCCGGGCGCCAGAAACTTGAGGTTAGGGGCTCGCCGTCAATTCGACGAGCCTCGCCAGCCTTAAAGGCCAGCCATACCACGCGCATGAAGCGCCGCCGGGGCCAGATAGAATGGCCCCCCTCTATGTCCGATTCGCTTCACCAAGGTGCTGGCTTGCACCCCAGTTACTAAGCCCTCCCCGGCCACGTCAAGGCTCGGACCCCGCAGGATGGACATCTGCGGTGGGGAGGGGgcactaacctaacctaacctaaccttttttctatCTTTCTATACAATTTAGAAATCTGATAATATTACATGCATAATggataataattgtttcagtTCCCAGTGaatcacattttaattttttaagggGTTGGCCATGCGCCTCCATAATATTACTTGGGctatgattttaatatatgaatattattaaaaatatataaattcgtttaaaTAATCTATACTTACATACACCGACgaagaataatatttgtacTGGCAATATAAGAAAGGTTTTAGCTCcgactaatattataatatcaaaaatcCAGTTCGGTATCATCGTGTagaaaacaaatttcaaaatcttgggttttttctgaaattttacataatacattCTTTGAATCCGCCAATTACCACtattaacataaaaacctAATATGTTCTTTGCTTGCACATAATCTAAGTATATGGGGTTGAATTCTCAGAAAAACACTTGTTGTTTCGGGTTGGCATGGACGGCTAGAACATACGATTAATcgctatttttgttttttcttatagAATAGGGAAGGCAAACAGGCCTATGGGACGCCCAAAAAATACTCGTgccccatactcctccgaaacggccgattctaatgatattttattttcatgttCAGCAAGTCTGATAATCGGCtactataatatatctttcaaacccctaagtgataaggggtatccaccgaaattttattttttagatttaattttttggttttatttttttataatacagcatacaaaagtacagtagttttttgtaatacaacaaacaacccctaattttcacccctctacgatcaacccctattttttattatttcagatatttttattgaactaaaaaaatgtttcctagaaataatatacatggcaaaacaaacgtttgccgggccagttagttattatataaaacactaAGCATCCATTACGTGgtctaaaatatttgaaattatttttttatttaacttttccATTGGTAGATAAGTTTTCATATATGCATCTGATACACATCTCTGTTTTAATGTCTGCGAAACAGCAAGAAACATTTAATCTGGGATTTTAACGCCCAAACTCAAGGTCGAAGCTAAGAAATAGGCCAGCAATAGATACTAACTGTactgataaatatatattacttacgAAAAAGATAGCGTAAAATCCTGCCAAAATGGTAACAATATAAACGAACTTCAAGATAATCCATATGATTAGATAGATCTTCATTGccaatacaatattttggaCCATAACGAGGTCTTCTTCAGTGATTGTTTTGTTAAACCGATCACCAATTACTGTAACTGTTACGCCATCCAGGGCAGACGCGGTGGTAAATAATTTCGATAGTCCATAAGAATTGATTAAGATTAGGATAGCTACTAAaatctgaaatttaataaatatatttaaaaaaccttgagcagtgtttgcctagtggcttcagcgtgcgactctcatccctgaggtggtaggttcgatcaccggctgtacaccaatggactttctttctatgtgcgcatttaacatttgctcgaacggtgaaggaaaacatcgtgaggaaaccgacatgtcttagacccaaatagtcgacggcgtgtgtcaggcacagaaggctgatcacctacttgcctattagatttaaaaatgatcatgaaacagattgaGAAATCTAAGGCCACTGACTGACTGACtgattgatatattttattttaaaaaccttGCTGCAAAGGCTTGGTTCGTTAAAGTTTTAAACTAGGGACTGAAAAAAGGATGTCTAAAGATTCCCCAATTACTTTGTTATTTCTTGAAAGTTTCTTTGTTGAGTTGAAGTTGTATTCTTAGAAAACTCAGGAAATCTTTTATGtaacagagggcaaacgggcaggaggaacacctgatgttaaatgatacgtccgcccatggacactcaaattgccagaaggcttgctAATGCGTTGCTAGCCTAGGAGAATGTGAGCAGCTACAACATacgttattgttttataaattctgtAAAAGACGCGGTAAccataaaatttgtaaatagttTAAGGTAgcatgtaaatatatattatagttattgtATGGGGTCTgtgctgtatttttttttttgcagacAACTTGCTAGCTTTGTGTCTATCAAGCAATACCGATGCGGTAACGATGATACTGTCACAGGCTgggatattttaatatatcgtttattaaaacctaaacataacaatcaagtatacagtatttacattttctttttttttcatttttctttacctacatagtaataataaaaataattaaaaagaaaattttaagagTTGGGTCCCAGCAGTGTTAaagctggcagcatttctaagctgtattgcgataattattcattgaggaaagcaccagctctggggtcacatcggtactatctaccaggcgccaacttaaatctttaattatcgCCTGTACACTTGAACCGCACGGCCTAGGAGTCTCTagtccaaagggaacaaaatctaAGAAGGTGAATATTTAACCCGTTAATATTGTCCACCTGGTCTGCGGCCGTCCCAACCGCTTTGTTACTTGTCCGAGGGAGATGAGGCGGGGCTAACGTGTACACACAAGTAGCAGCAATTTgtgtcaattttatttttaataattttcaataaattcaaatatattagaaGAGTTTCAGTAAATATTTTCGGTTCGTAAAAGTAATTGTAAAGCAAACATACCAGACTTAAAATTGACCGGATATAAATTCCAGTAGAGAGCGTACAGCAACCACAGTACCTACTCAGTTCCGGCCAATTGCAGTTGTTTAACCGCAAAACCCTGAAAGTTATCGTTAATTAAATTGTGGTTAAATGTTAACGATAATACAGCGAGTGtcgaaagaaaaatatatgtatgtcatgGAAGACTTttccacttgaacacacaaaatttcatcaaaatctgcCCAGCCGTTTACGAGTTTATTTAAGAACACATCCACATAAGATTTCTATATATAACAGCTGTTTATTTGCTATAGGTAAATAACCTagataccgactgcagcgccatctgccgggctgatttgtgaatctaaaccatccagggcgccagccaaacgcatacaaatttattcaaatcggtccagccgtatAAGAGGATTTCAGTggcatacacacgtacagtagaattatatataaaggtaGGGCGGGTGATTAGGTCAATCTCTCTTGTCTCTCTCTGTGCTTTTATCCACAATATATACTTAGAGAATAAGATTGATCGATTCACCTTGTACGTGAATTGTGGACACTGTGAAGATGGAACTGATACTGTATGACGTGAAGGGGGTTTTTTCGAATTGAGTGTAGTATCGCCATATCTGATACCGGGACGATGCGTATATGTCGAAGTGTGTTCTGTGTTCCTAGTTGGGCTaacagtgttttttttataaaatattaatagcttattatatatttattttatactagctggcctggcgaacatcgtaccgcctaacagtcgattctttattttttttaaatacttattctgctattcgggacaccggtctagctagtaagataaaaatataaagttgataagacaacaaatacattatgtcaaaaaataaaaatttacgttcccggaacccctccactaacacttgaactttatgatatggtattgaagttcaaattgacttttaagtattattacgaatattttgaatgggaatatagaaaagtgttgtttttagactttttcactcaatttttttttaatttttctctccgtaagaaccagcctcgtacttcaaggaatattataaaaaaagaattggccaaattggtccaggcgttgttgagttatgcgcttaccaacacattttgcgattcatttttatattatagattagGTAATTAGCTGACCTCAGAAGTAAAAACAACGAAATTAGTTCTTACAGTGTTCGTTTCATTTactaatcaaaattattaaattacattgaaATTAGTAGTTGAAATACCGTGTACcacgtaaataaaatttgatttccACTTTACACAAGAGTGCCAatcaattgtaataaaaaatgttcgATAAATTAATCCGATGTcattttaatactatataacCCCACTGATAAACAGATATAATTTCTGaatgattattataaacaataaatgttatacaattcGAACCTTGCACAAAAAATTGGCGGGACTCTCACGACAATCGCGGTCATTAACCCCTCATAAGTCATGAACTCTAAATGAACCTATCAGCTGTTAAAAGTTtgcaaataaatgtataatatgcagattttttttacgacTCAATGgatattgttt encodes the following:
- the LOC125051900 gene encoding uncharacterized protein LOC125051900 isoform X2; this encodes MVLRLNNCNWPELSRYCGCCTLSTGIYIRSILSLILVAILILINSYGLSKLFTTASALDGVTVTVIGDRFNKTITEEDLVMVQNIVLAMKIYLIIWIILKFVYIVTILAGFYAIFFKKPKILKFVFYTMIPNWIFDIIILVGAKTFLILPVQILFFVGVCSEFYNLIAINSQYRQMAFKSRIVPEEPLTTTFTSQVEAWNPNIQGGPHCRTCVCPTSPYMEIRSERTTVTSLSSPESFDVLSQETEDKVVNFKDGPIIYNQEQLQPRDVLFVTQDRERDEGDNDNRGLRHSDEVRRPRRPNSLAL